A genomic region of Magnolia sinica isolate HGM2019 chromosome 6, MsV1, whole genome shotgun sequence contains the following coding sequences:
- the LOC131249871 gene encoding uncharacterized protein LOC131249871, producing MGIIKSSFSFMAGTLCGIYIAQNYNVPNIKKLASTALFMAKHIEESYRKPKKKGDDD from the coding sequence ATGGGGATAATCAAGAGCAGCTTCTCGTTCATGGCGGGGACCCTGTGTGGCATCTACATCGCTCAGAACTACAACGTCCCCAACATCAAGAAACTCGCAAGCACCGCCCTCTTCATGGCCAAGCACATCGAAGAATCCTATCGCAAGCCCAAGAAGAAAGGAGACGACGACTGA